Below is a genomic region from Seriola aureovittata isolate HTS-2021-v1 ecotype China chromosome 23, ASM2101889v1, whole genome shotgun sequence.
TATACTTGACattgaaaatgatcaaaataaatGGAAAGTATCGTGAAACTAGTAGTGTTTCAGTTTAGTTAGAATAATATTAAAACcacattaataacaacaatgaaataataatgtaatgaagGCAATTGGAGTACTTAGTTGGCAGAGGATTTTGGATAATATTGCAGCTCTCTTCCTaagaacacagacacagggtGATTCTTTGAAATGTGCGTTTATTGTTTGAGCGCATCCTGTTTCTCTGATGTATGCACTCCTTGGTAACATCATGAAAACCATATTTGTGAATGAACATAGAACAAAAATACATGCATTCAGATGTGTAATTTATCTATATAAGTTAGAGTCGGCCGTTTCCACTTCTCCCACCATTAGTGTTTCAGTTGCCATAGTCAGGTCTTCTCAGTGAGTTAGCTGAACGGCACTCAACCCTCTTAAGGCATCGTTGGCTGGGTTGTTTTTGGAACTAACATGTCACCATTGTTCAGGGTTTGTGCGAGATCTTATCAAGCGacaacctccagggctgaaaaatgaagcaaacCTGGAAGTGCAATtgcctgcagttcctctaatgaccacttgaggcaggcttttacagtgtttacagcctggtgcaaaaAACAGTCTTGGTCTCTATAGGTAATATCCTGTATGCTGGGTGAATTTTTAGATAACTcacttgtttcagttttattgaaagttatgcataattgaagGTGTGGCCaatttgagtgacaggtgagtgcCGTCTAATTTGACTAGCCGCTAGCTATCTGCTCTGTCACCTCAACTAATTCGAATCACTAAACGTGACTTCTCGGccatgtttgtgatgtttgtgcaTTTTGCAGGATTTTTCAGGCAAATATCAGACGGATAATATTTGCTGTACGGTTAATTGACTAACTGAACGTGAGGAAGTCTGAGCTCCTGTTTattgaggtgagtgaaattttagtattatttatatgttagcactaattagcaggtatctaTGTCTGCGCTCACCATACTTAGCTTGTTACCTGAGCtcgttaactagctaattagccagaaAGTGAATCAGCCTTGCGTTTCCCTTCGAGCAAAATGGCCAGCTGTGTTAATGACGCTAACAGGAGCATACGCTTGTCACAGTTATTTAACCGACATGCATGGAAGTCTCAACTCTGAgtccactctgagcttcaaaaccactattcagaaacctatgggtgacacCAATATACAGTCTATGGATCTTATGTGCTGGATCCAGTCGGCTACAAACATGTAAAACCTCTTGCAGGTTTCAAACCTTGAGCTCTCTTTTGACGACATCGCTGTTGCAGACTGAAGCAACAGTTGATGACAGTTAAGTCTTGGAATAGTCATTAGTTTGGTAGGGGATACTCTTGCCTTTCCCATGACGAGTGGGCAACTGTCCTGTTCCACCGATTGCTCAGAAAATCGAACATGCACCATATCCATTGAAACTTGCATGTGAAAAGTTGTGAAGGTCGTATAACCTCGCCAATGCTTGATGGAAAGGATAACTTTGTGAAAGAATTTATTCAAACCCAAAAACCCAAAGTCCATACTTGAGCAGATGCCGACGACAAACCAGACACCAAACCTCATAACCAACAATGATCCCACAAAGACCAGACAGAGCAAGGGCCTTTTAAAGGAACGGAACTGATTAACGATGGAGAACAGAtggggaagcagacacaggtgggacacatcagggatgattaaccaaaggaagcaaaactagaactcagacactggggCGACACGACTATCAAaattaaacaggaagtgcacgggggaaacagagcacaacacagggaagactaaactagacactagaaatacccaaaccagaaatactcaaaacccagaacagaaacccaaaacacagaaaactaaatcatcaagaaagtccaaaaaagtccaaaaaaccaaaaccctggagcctccaggctgagaccatgacatgtctacctttatttatttattgcatggAATTATAGAATCAGCTATGAATCATTTATCAATTATGTATCATGAACATCAAGCATTTATGCAACAGCACTTAAAAAAGGGTGAATTTTGAGTAATCAGAGGCTTACTGTAAATGCTGAGTCCATTGGTGGAGTTCAGGCAGGAAATTGATAAATTGAGGATTATAGTAAACCGAGCACATGTGGTGTCAAGTGAAGCCCctatacatctttttttttgtggtcttattttgaagagacaactttttacagtaaattaaagGTCAAACTTTCTGGCAAAATTTCAAACTATCTTAACTATCTACTTCTTTATTGATGTGATATTGAGCACTAGAAATAAAATTTCCTTCGTCTTTGTTGTAGTCAACCCAAACTCAAAACCTAAAAACTCCAAAACTGCATTGCTAAATACTAGTAGCGGTAGTGTCAGTGGAGAAATATGGTTATAGTAGGAGGAGCAGTGCCACATTTTGTCATCCATACTCATTGGTGTAAAGCTTTCTCGGTGAGCAAGGTATGTTGATTCCATCCTGCGTATCAGCATGAGTATTAAAGTAACAGCCTGCTGAGACCTGATCAACAATCACTGTGCACACAACCAACATCCTGTTTGTCCTCAACAGCAGAAAGACAAATCAGGTTTAGGGGTCGTGGGACAGAACAGAAAGGTTAAACAATGGTTTTATGTATGACATCATCAAAGTGACCATGGAACCAAAGCTTTTTTGAAcgaaatgtaaaatatttttcatttctttcctccCAGAGTTTCCTGAGGCCCTCTTGTGTAGACCAGTTCAAATTGGATGATTGATTTATTATGTGTTGCTCACTGTtatcttgcacacacacagacattctCAAACTCATATATTAACCATCAAAGTGTTTCACAATTGCAttacaagttttattttaatattaatcacacaaaatgtactttataCGGATAAAAACCAGTGAGGATGAAAGACAAGAATCCACGACAGCTCCATTGTTATCATCAAAATACAGCATCACTGAATCCAACAGAATAACTCTGCTTGAAACCATAAACCAGTGGTCGGCAACTGGCAGCCCACAGGCCAGATTATTTTCACagtcagattttcttttttaacatcgGACTGACAGTTCCACATTTCGCTATAATGTCCAAATAGAGAATCTTAATGACagatacaaaaagaaaaatcaagaaTCGGGGCTGCACTGTCGGTGGGACAGCGCCTAGTGCCAAATTAGATCTCCGTCATGGCAACAGAATCACTTCCATTTAAGCGATTTTgtctagaaaataaaaatgcaagaaaGCTTGTTTTTTGCAACAATACTTTAGAGTGAGCTATTgacagcttttattctgaaaagttctaACTTGATTCTGTTGTTTACTTGACTTCTGAAATAGCAGAGACTGTGGGTTGTGGGCCACAGCGTCACACATGTTAACAGTAACAAAGCCAATTCCAGTTGCATTTTCATAAATCAGTTTCTTAAACTATCCTTTGATTGTGTGctggatttgaaaaaaaaaaaacggcccAAGACCAAACCTACCTGCCAATCCCTGCCATAGATGTACAGttagatattttatttagataaaaTCTACATATAAATACATGATACATCTCTAAAGAGAAACTGAGAAATCCCATATTACTACCAAAGACAGTAAAAATGGAAACAGTtctactgcctaacactggaGTACACACATTCAGTCTTAGTGTTGTCCCTCTGTCTGCTTGATCTGTTgggcagtttcacatttaaagcgGCGTAATGGAGATTGTCTGCATCTCGGAAACCCTGGtaacaaaatacacaacagtATAGTTCctgattaaaacaaataaatgtccACAAGACAATTATACATTTGTTTGTGCTATTAAAAgacactgaatgtaaatttaCTATTAAGCTAAAGAGATGATATTTACCTCTGCATTTGTTGTGGAGAGAGTTGATGATCTTGCATGGGACTCTGGTcgtgaaacacagaaaaatatatttcattcaaAAGTTAAATTCAATGAATATATAAtgcctggcataaaaagtacagGTTACCTGAACTGCtgtttctcttgatcatcttgtAAATTAAGAAAGCCAGTAAAACACTGAGGATGGTGGTGAATGTCACAGCTCCACTCAAGAAATACACCAAGAGAAAAGACTCTTCCTCATCTGCAATAGGAGGAATTGTAGAACTTTTACTTGTAAAGAAGCAGCTCCCTATTTATCAAATGAGAAAGAACCTGGAAGAGGGTTACTCACGCTCAAAGTCCAGCTTGGTCCCGTCTCCAAACAGTATGTGTCCACATGAGGCAACAGCACAGTAGTAGGTCCCAGCATGAGAAAGATTCAGCCTCTGTATCGGCAAGTTGTAgacacaggtttgtgtttgtgtctcaggttTCCTCTCACACTGATCGTTCCTGTCTCCATGAGTGTAAATGAGTCCTGGATGAGATTCTTCAGAGTCTTTGAACCAGTAAACACTGTGTTCTCCATCACAGATCCCAGTGTGAACTGTACAGTTGAGAGTCACAGAGCCTCCTGGCTGGATGGTCTCAGATCCAGACTGATTCACAAAAGCCTGGATCTTCAATCCTGAACCTTTCACACTGACAGTAGCTCCCTCCGCGAATTCAAACATAAATGAATAACCTCTTGCACAGTAGTAAGAAGCTGAGTCTGAAAGTTGCACATTTGAAATTTTTAGATGATTCACACCAATTTTAGATTCCAGTGTGAAGCGTGGATTGTCCTTGAATTCATCATGGAAAGTTCCGCTTTTATCAAACTTATAGGTAATGGAGATAAGTTGTAGCGTCTGTCCCAGTGTTTGCTTATACCAGTAATACTTTGCAGCATCACTGTCATAGAAACATTGCAAAGTCAAGTTGTCACCAACATCAGCTGATATTAATCTGCTGTCTTGATAAACAGTTGCGGAGAGAATGAAATCATTCATCTGAGCTGAAgtgaaacaggagaaaaaacaaatacacaattaATTTTGTGTGACAGAAATTATAAtgtaatcagaaaaaaaaaaacacaaaaacttctATTAAGACTGATAAACCTTAAAACAAACTATGTTTTAATACAAAACTCACCCATTTTCCCCAAGAGCAAACATGTCaggtaaaagaaaaactctGGAGATGTCCTCATGTTGAAATTTCCGTGCTGAATGACAAGCACCCCGAAGCATTCTCCACTCTTAAAACATAAGACCAGTGTTGATTGGCCAACAAGGCAGCACTGATGATCACATGTCAACTGCCACCAATGATTTTTTGCtcctgaagaagaaacacatgGTGAGACAACATCTGAAGCACTTTTGTATGTACAGCAAAGAAGAGCAGAGTTCAGTGATAATTTAGCAACAACCTGCCAATTACACCAACACTGCATGGCAACAATTTGCAAGACAGCATCAGCTCATGATTGTATGCAGTTTATCGATATTTGAGAATATATAACAacccaaaataaatgtttgtagtATTTGCTGTTATGAAGAGAGAAATATGTCCTGCAAAGTAATTGAATGTGGTTCAGATTTTACCACAACATAATACGTTGTCAATAGGGAAGTGTATATCTATTGTTTACCTCAAAACAATATAAAGGAAAAGATAAAGTTGTTATAAACCATTGCGCAGTGTTCTGGTGttcctgagagctcaacacattACAATTGAAGAAAAATCCCAAATCCATATAGGACACTGttctcctgaaaaaaaaaaaaaaaaaacgagccgATAcgtcgtttgtgcagcaggtttttaagacccatagttacgttttgttgctaggtgacatctagtggtcgtagtaattatgacaggagcaaaaagGGGAAAGTGCGGTGACaaatagaaagagagacacagtctGCGTTatgaggaggttgtggtggatggatgggtcaacaaaaaaGGAGAGCGGTGCTCACTTCCCAgcagttaatgttgtttctattatccatgacaaCAAAGCTCGTCTactgttgaggaagtacttattttaacccaaattaatcacaatcttttcttaAACCTCACCAAATAGTTTTAGTGCCTAAATCTAACCGAACCATGACAGAGGTAGCTACGTCGCTCTTGGCACAGTTCCCATGTTTATTATCGTACCTATGACAACCGGGGTCTGGTACGCCCGCCACCGGAGGgccgctatttcaggagacactcctgtCGGTTCTATCAGGGGGTTGAAGAGAACGCcctgtatggttgttcaggttggaggagctGGCGTCCAATCAGACAAAACACTAGCAAactaaaaaaacatcttcactaATTTGATAACACAAGTGTgtgacatttagaaaaaaagtaGTGCAAAGTGATGAAACACAACCTGTAAGTGTGTGGAAGTGAAATTATCAGTTGACCACGCGTTCAGTCATGCGTTTCTCTTGTGATATTGATTGTATTGTAAGAAGTGAATTTGCTTTTGTTACATGCTGAAGAAGCCGACTGTCCTCATCCTGTTCATATTTAAAGAAGTCAGGAGCTGCACGTGGTTTGAGTCTTTGTGTAACTTTAGGTTTCTTGTGTCTTAGGacacacatatatagatatatatagtagacatgtatatgtatgtcCCTTGGTTGTTTGCTATTGGTTGCAATCATAAGCTGATATGTATCcctgtttatttctttgtccTTTGTTCTTGTTCTATAAAAAGGTTCATCTGACTCTGTATTGTTGCGTAAAGGAACGATTATACTTACCAACTTTGTGTAAGCCTTGTCTCTTTATTGATCAATAACAATCTTTTATAATAATCTTTTGGTcgatcagtgtttgtgttttctaattattcagtattttcacGAATGCTGTCAAATTGGTTACGATGTTTTCTgagtttgcttgtgttttgtgtatttacatCTGCTTCTTAACCTGCAGTGTGCTGAACTTTTAGGGCCACCATAGATAAGCCTCCAAACCAACTAGACTTCCTGgtttgcatttcatttactCTATTCACACTGAAATTAGCGCCCCAGTTTAAATGTGGCTAAACCCGCAAAAAAAGGGTGACTGACTCCTGTCACGCTGTCAAATGAGTTTGCCTTTCGCCTTGCCTCTGTTTGGACGaagagaggacacagacacacaactgcagggagcaaAGTCATCATAGGCGTTTACAGAACCgaacactctcacacacacacacacacacacacacacacaggggtggGAATATCTTCACAGACTCAAACAGTGAGCTGCTATCTACCATGCAGACTAGTAAAATGAAAGCGTTGCATCCATGGTCGCGTCATGCGTAGCCGTGGAGTTCgtggtttaacagcaccgtgctgggcAGGTTTCAGGTGTGATCACAGTATTTTCGTGCTCTGAAAGACGCCACAGTTTACATCACTGCTCATCAGAGGTGGAGCCGATGAATACCCGTGACTACTGCAGAGCCATTTGACCTGGAAAGCTCACTGTACCCgttcacactgacaacaaaTGGCAGATGTTggcaggggttttttttttgtcaagtgTAGTGTGTAGTTCAGTCCATTGCCTCACCGCTAccataaacaacacacacccacaaacacttTTCAGTCTGAATCCTCGCTAAGAGGTGTCAACACTTCTGCACCATGCTGAAGACCACAAGGACTGCAAAATAGCTGCAAGGTTAACAGGCCGCAGTGAAAAGACTGCTCAGTTCCTGTGTTCGCAGTCGACAAAGAGCCATAATGACTAAATAGTAACTAAATTAACAATGGCTTCCTAAGGTTGCAAAGCCTGACCCAACCCCCTCCTGTGTATACTCGGTCAAAGCGATGACTGCAGAACCTCATAACCTCTTGTTGCATTACTCCTAGTTACCTGGATGAGGAGATTGATGTTCAGCTTAATCTCCGTATGTTGAGTCCAGTAATATTAGAAAGAGTCACAATGTGTAGGCTAACTGCTTGTTCAACCAGAATGTCTTGAGTTCTATGTCTGATGGTGTTattatacataaaataaaaagtgtataTTAGCAACTTTGGTTGTCCTTAATGACTTCAGTCGTATAGTAAGCATCATATTAACACAACAGTAATGCTGTAAGCCTCCTTGCTCTTCCATCTTTTTGACATGACACGTACTGTATGATAGTTACAGTTTATATactacacacccacacattttCTCAGTGTAACATGGTTGGATCACGATGATTTAAACATtaataacacaaaatacacacacacacaacactgcattTGGTTGAAAAcaatatatgataaaacaacaaatagttCAAAATGTGTATactggtttcatttaaaaaaaaaaaaaaaaaaaacactgtgtaGCAACACTTGAAACCACACTGATacgaaaacaaaagcagaggtGTATGAACATGCACGAGCGACCCTCAGCACAGCATGCAGCGATCTCATCTATTGACTGCAGACCACAAGGGAAGCTATAAAAAGATTGTTCCAGCACTGAGTCTGAAACAAGATCTAtgacaaacataaatataacagATGTTCCCAAGTACAGAGGACTGGATGTTGTAGTTCTTTAGCCATCAAATCTCAAAAGTAACATGTGGCATGTCTTTATTTATCATATGTTACAGTAATGGTGCGTTTAGTGCAGCACTGAGAGACTGATGCAGTGGGTAAAGTGACAGCGGAAATATGTCACCTTTGCCAAAACATATCAAAACACAGCTCAAGCTTGTTCAAGTACTGCAACCCAAGACTTTTACATTTATCATCACTATTCATCATGATTCCTGTTTAACCTCTCCTATTTAAAGAAAATCTACATTAAGTCTCAAAACACATGTTAAGAAAATTACCACTTCCATAGAAACAAAGTACAGATCGAACAGTCCTACTGCCTCACACCAGAGTACACACATTGAGTCAAGGTGTCATCCCTCTGCCTTGATGTTCGGTTGACTCTTGGTTCCCTTAAAGCAGCATAATGGAGGTTGTCTGAATCTTCATAACCCTGGTATGAAATATAGAAGTGAATCTGATTATGGAACATGAATTAAATAAGTTCACAAAACACATAGTTGGtgcagtacatacagtatttgtagGGTAGTTC
It encodes:
- the LOC130164438 gene encoding uncharacterized protein LOC130164438 — protein: MRTSPEFFFYLTCLLLGKMAQMNDFILSATVYQDSRLISADVGDNLTLQCFYDSDAAKYYWYKQTLGQTLQLISITYKFDKSGTFHDEFKDNPRFTLESKIGVNHLKISNVQLSDSASYYCARGYSFMFEFAEGATVSVKGSGLKIQAFVNQSGSETIQPGGSVTLNCTVHTGICDGEHSVYWFKDSEESHPGLIYTHGDRNDQCERKPETQTQTCVYNLPIQRLNLSHAGTYYCAVASCGHILFGDGTKLDFEHEEESFLLVYFLSGAVTFTTILSVLLAFLIYKMIKRNSSSESHARSSTLSTTNAEGFRDADNLHYAALNVKLPNRSSRQRDNTKTECVYSSVRQ